The following are encoded in a window of Nitrospira sp. genomic DNA:
- a CDS encoding DsrE/DsrF/DrsH-like family protein — protein MQMTQIEPSATLAQLQESKPDRVTIVLLSGDLDRAMAAFIIATGAAAMGMQVTVFFTFWGLNTIRKQGATSSAKDWLRRMFGLLNKGGADNLPLSRFHFGGLGTSMMKLVMKQNRMPGVPELMETALDLGVRFIACTTTMGLMGITKDTLIDGIDQFAGVTTYLAEAKQGSVNLFI, from the coding sequence ATGCAGATGACGCAAATAGAGCCCTCCGCCACATTAGCGCAGTTACAGGAATCCAAGCCGGACCGGGTGACGATTGTCCTGCTCAGCGGCGATCTGGATCGCGCGATGGCCGCCTTCATCATCGCCACGGGCGCCGCCGCAATGGGCATGCAGGTCACCGTGTTCTTCACCTTCTGGGGATTGAATACGATTCGCAAGCAAGGGGCCACCAGCTCGGCCAAAGACTGGCTGCGCCGCATGTTCGGCCTGCTGAACAAGGGAGGCGCCGACAATCTCCCGCTCTCCCGATTCCACTTCGGCGGTCTCGGCACCAGCATGATGAAACTCGTCATGAAACAGAACCGGATGCCGGGAGTTCCCGAGCTGATGGAGACGGCACTGGATTTGGGCGTGCGGTTCATCGCCTGCACGACGACGATGGGCCTCATGGGCATTACGAAAGACACGTTGATCGACGGAATCGATCAATTCGCCGGGGTCACGACTTACTTGGCGGAGGCCAAGCAGGGTAGCGTCAACCTCTTTATATAA
- the rpsU gene encoding 30S ribosomal protein S21, producing MEIKVFNNNVEKALKVAKKKLAGEGLFRELKRRRFYEKPSVRKKAKLREAQRRRQKWLSKRKPE from the coding sequence ATGGAAATTAAAGTTTTCAATAACAACGTTGAAAAAGCTCTGAAGGTTGCCAAGAAGAAGCTGGCAGGCGAAGGTTTGTTCCGCGAACTGAAGCGTCGCCGTTTCTATGAAAAGCCGAGCGTCAGGAAGAAAGCGAAACTGCGCGAAGCTCAACGCCGCCGTCAGAAGTGGTTGTCCAAGCGGAAGCCTGAGTAG
- a CDS encoding sulfurtransferase TusA family protein, translating to MQADVKLDTLGYFCPMPIILTSKKIKELTLGQVLEVVSDDEGIKKDMPAWCDTTGHQLVGMEEEQAASGRIYKTFVKKTK from the coding sequence ATGCAGGCTGATGTGAAGCTCGATACGCTCGGATACTTTTGCCCCATGCCGATTATTCTGACTTCGAAGAAGATCAAGGAACTCACCCTCGGGCAGGTGCTCGAGGTGGTATCTGACGACGAAGGCATCAAGAAAGACATGCCCGCCTGGTGCGACACGACGGGACATCAACTGGTCGGCATGGAAGAAGAACAGGCCGCCTCAGGCCGGATCTACAAAACCTTCGTCAAGAAGACCAAGTAA
- the ftcD gene encoding glutamate formimidoyltransferase, with the protein MPKIIECIPNFSEGRNPATVQALIAAVESVPGVWLLDRTSDPDHHRSVLTFAGDPDAVLEAAFQAIQIATKLIDLRSHTGVHPRIGGTDVVPFVPIQGTTMEDCAQLARRLGKRVGAELLIPVFLYEQAAGHPDRTRLETIRRGGLSGLGARMATDRNWRPDFGPARLHDTAGAIVIGARPPLIAFNVNLKTPDLTIAKAIARTIRRSNGGLPCVKAIGVALASRGLVQVSMNLTDYHVTSMAAAFREVQAESAKAGVEIVESELIGLVPQAALDQAAASLLQIVNFDSTQILETRLAGVRDARPDPGSESTISEFLYALSAPTPAPAGGAVAALAGALAASLGTMGARIGKLSTAEQSLNSLSQKLAALMQNDCAAYAAVSQARRLPADHADRPQRLSTALEQATEVPLTIAELACEAGLTIAAIRQSLSPAVQSDLTVGMICAIAATEAGLHTAQTNVKLQRNQSVAANHARRMTKIANSLEELRGLCYTPPPST; encoded by the coding sequence ATGCCAAAGATCATCGAGTGCATCCCCAATTTCAGCGAAGGCCGGAATCCCGCCACCGTCCAGGCGCTGATCGCAGCGGTGGAATCGGTCCCGGGCGTCTGGCTGTTGGATCGGACGAGCGATCCCGATCACCATCGGTCTGTGTTGACCTTTGCCGGCGATCCCGATGCGGTCCTGGAAGCGGCGTTTCAAGCAATACAAATCGCGACGAAGCTGATCGATCTGCGCAGCCACACGGGAGTCCATCCACGCATCGGGGGGACGGATGTCGTTCCCTTTGTCCCAATCCAGGGCACGACAATGGAAGACTGCGCACAACTCGCTCGTCGGCTGGGTAAACGCGTGGGAGCAGAACTGCTGATCCCAGTGTTTCTGTATGAGCAGGCGGCTGGTCATCCGGACCGGACCAGGCTGGAAACGATCCGACGGGGAGGACTGTCCGGGCTGGGAGCGAGAATGGCGACCGACCGAAACTGGCGCCCGGACTTCGGACCCGCCCGTCTCCATGACACGGCAGGAGCTATTGTGATCGGCGCCAGGCCCCCCCTCATTGCCTTCAATGTGAATCTGAAGACCCCCGATCTCACGATCGCGAAGGCCATCGCGCGCACGATCCGGCGCTCCAACGGCGGCCTGCCCTGCGTCAAAGCGATTGGAGTAGCGCTGGCCAGCCGCGGGCTTGTGCAAGTCTCGATGAATCTGACCGACTACCATGTCACATCGATGGCCGCAGCCTTCCGTGAAGTGCAAGCCGAGTCAGCCAAGGCCGGTGTGGAGATCGTCGAGAGCGAACTGATCGGTCTCGTTCCCCAAGCCGCGCTGGATCAGGCCGCTGCGTCGCTCTTACAGATCGTGAACTTCGACTCCACTCAAATTCTGGAAACAAGACTGGCGGGCGTCCGGGACGCCCGGCCCGACCCCGGGTCGGAATCAACCATCAGTGAGTTTCTCTATGCCCTGTCAGCCCCCACGCCGGCACCGGCCGGCGGCGCGGTCGCAGCACTGGCGGGAGCCCTCGCGGCATCTTTGGGCACCATGGGAGCACGAATCGGGAAGCTGTCGACGGCCGAGCAATCCCTCAACAGCCTTAGTCAAAAACTGGCGGCTTTGATGCAGAACGACTGCGCGGCCTATGCCGCAGTCTCACAAGCCCGACGCCTCCCCGCGGATCACGCTGACCGTCCACAGCGTCTCTCAACGGCCCTTGAGCAAGCGACCGAGGTTCCGCTCACAATCGCGGAACTCGCCTGCGAAGCAGGACTGACGATCGCCGCCATTCGACAGTCTCTGTCACCGGCAGTGCAATCGGATCTCACGGTTGGAATGATCTGCGCGATCGCCGCGACCGAAGCCGGACTGCATACCGCACAAACCAACGTAAAACTGCAACGAAATCAGTCTGTTGCTGCAAATCATGCGCGCCGAATGACTAAGATCGCCAACAGTCTTGAGGAACTCAGGGGGCTATGCTACACTCCGCCGCCTAGTACGTAG